From Mytilus edulis chromosome 8, xbMytEdul2.2, whole genome shotgun sequence, one genomic window encodes:
- the LOC139485807 gene encoding uncharacterized protein, with protein MGWLVFLYISCPSSACQHISLVPTGKKSNGKGFDINYKVCLAMINAGMGPSHVNNFLTGCNIPPVDASTLRKKQKELAPVIIEAAEASCKEAQREELECSECSELEGSFDAGWQKRGSGWSYNSHTGHASLIGINTGKVVEFDVRTRNCSICQYHIGKNEPKPPHECNVNWTGSSKGMEPDMACSMIQRLAEDGYTVGTLHADNDATTQSRLPRSIIKKDDKTHVKKNLSKRLYGLSKNYKQLKSAKVIPYIVRCFMYTISKHQNSKQSMKTELATIVPHIFGHHEQCSPTWCTYVKDPTKFRFKHLPNGKALSGDKLREELDKLAQSYIERADRLLNLGSTQSNESFNNSVASFAPKNRFYGGTKSLKARVSSAVMQKNEGYGWLSKVNKKSLLSPGHLTILHGIRKDRRRKQIRKTQSTTNFKRKRLTIKSKKLKDNQRESVKEGDTYGGEIEVQEHIDTETIPSKMKFGGEESVVVFDLETTGFLRKSDITQLAAFDGTSVFNEYVSPREVISPKSSEITGLTFDFSCDQMYHHGKPVKSRDIQIVLLEFIEFISKKKKPILFGHNIASFDIPILMNKLRQHSLLSEFMLHIYGCIDTIKLARRKFKTKDIGNHKQQTLVTKLLGVEYDAHNACADVTSLFQLLAHFEYSEKDVFPFNSASLTDSYIPLIRASRITKLTARRLAHSGLCLKHLQLAFNRDSENGLKSILLEHGFNAKTVISFTKYFTCTEE; from the exons ATGGGATGGctagtttttttatatatctcgtgtCCAAGCAGTGCTTGTCAACACATCAGTCTGGTACCAACGGGGAAGAAGAGCAACGGCAAAGGCTTTGATATCAACTACAaagtttgtttag CCATGATTAATGCAGGTATGGGACCCAGCCACGTGAACAACTTCCTGACAGGATGCAACATTCCTCCAGTAGATGCCTCTACATTACGTAAAAAACAGAAGGAACTAGCCCCAGTTATCATTGAAGCAGCAGAAGCATCATGTAAAGAAGCACAGAGAGAGGAGCTGGAATGTTCAGAGTGCAGTGAGTTAGAGGGAAGCTTCGATGCTGGATGGCAGAAAAGAGGTTCTGGTTGGTCTTACAATAGTCACACAG GTCATGCAAGTCTAATTGGAATTAATACTGGGAAAGTTGTAGAATTTGACGTCAGAACCAGAAATTGTAGTATTTGCCAATATCACATAGGAAAAAATGAACCAAAGCCACCACATGAGTGTAATGTTAACTGGACAG GATCAAGCAAAGGTATGGAGCCAGACATGGCATGTTCAATGATCCAAAGGCTTGCTGAGGATGGATATACGGTTGGGACTTTACATGCGGATAATGATGCTACAACCCAATCAAGACTGCCTCGttcaattattaaaaaagatGACAAAACACATGTGAAGAAAAATCTGTCCAAACGTCTATATGGTCTGTCAAAAAACTACAAACAGTTAAAATCAGCAAAAGTCATTCCCTACATAGTGAGGTGTTTTATGTATACTATTTCTAAACACcaaaatagtaaacaatcaaTGAAGACAGAACTCGCCACTATAGTGCCACATATTTTTGGACACCATGAACAGTGCAGTCCAACTTGGTGTACATATGTTAAAGATCCAACTAAATTTAG ATTCAAACATTTACCAAATGGGAAAGCCCTGTCTGGAGACAAGCTGAGGGAAGAGCTGGACAAGTTGGCACAAAGTTATATTGAAAGAGCAGATAGGCTGTTAAATCTAGGGTCAACACAGTCAAACGAAAGTTTCAACAACAGTGTTGCTAGTTTTGCCCCAAAAAACAG GTTTTATGGAGGGACTAAATCATTAAAAGCTAGGGTGTCTTCAGCTGTGATGCAAAAGAATGAAGGCTATGGTTGGTTAAGCAAG GTGAATAAGAAGTCTCTACTCTCTCCTGGACATTTGACCATACTTCATGGAATTCGAAAGGATCGAAGGCGTAAACAGATAAGGAAAACACAGTCAACTactaatttcaaaagaaaaagactCACAATAAAG TCCAAGAAATTGAAAGATAATCAGCGAGAATCAGTAAAAGAGGGAGACACCTATGGAGGAGAAATAGAAGTGCAAGAACATATTGACACAGAAACTATTCCATCGAAGATGAAGTTTGGAGGAGAAGAATCAGTAGTAGTTTTTGATTTAGAAACAACAG GATTTTTAAGGAAGTCTGATATAACTCAGCTGGCTGCATTTGATGGAACCTCTGTTTTTAATGAGTATGTATCACCTAGGGAGGTTATTTCACCCAAATCATCAGAAATAACAGGattgacttttgatttttcttgtGATCAGATGTACCATCATGGTAAACCAGTTAAAAGCAGAGATATTCAGATTGTACTCCTGGAATTTATTGAGTTTATCAGCAAAAAGAAGAAACCAATTCTTTTCGGTCACAACATTGCTTCGTTTGACATTCCCATATTGATGAACAAACTACGTCAGCACAGTCTTCTTTCAGAATTCATGTTACATATTTATGGGTGCATTGATACAATAAAATTGGCAAGAAGGAAATTCAAAACTAAAGACATAGGAAATCATAAACAACAAACACTGGTCACAAAATTACTTGGTGTAGAATATGATGCTCACAATGCATGTGCTGATGTCACAAGTCTATTTCAACTTCTTGCGCACTTTGAATATTCAGAAAAGGATGTTTTTCCATTCAATTCAGCTTCGCTAACAGATTCTTACATTCCCTTGATAAGGGCCTCACGCATCACCAAGCTAACAGCTAGAAGATTAGCACACAGTGGACTTTGTCTGAAACATCTACAGTTAGCATTTAACAGAGACAGTGAAAATGGCCTCAAATCTATTTTGTTAGAGCATGGCTTTAATGCCAAAACAGTCATATCTTTTactaaatattttacatgtactGAGGAATAA